In Microbacterium galbinum, a single window of DNA contains:
- a CDS encoding glycoside hydrolase family 35 protein produces MTSFTIGDTDFLRDGRKHQVIAGALHYFRIHPDQWQDRIRKARLMGLNTIETYVAWNAHEPRRGEWDATGWNDLGRFLDLVHAEGMDAIVRPGPYICAEWHNGGLPTWLTAGERALRSSDPAFLADISAYLRRVYEIVAPRQIDRGGPVVLVQIENEYGAYGSDKAYLEALVALTREAGITVPLTTVDQPTDQMLADGSLPELHKTGSFGSRSTERLATLRAHQPTGPLMCSEFWDGWFDWWGGVHHTTDVDAAASDLDALLAAGASVNIYMFHGGTNFGLTNGANHKGRYLPIVTSYDYDAPLDEAGDPTEKFFAFRDVIAKYAPVPDELPAPRASAPVASVELTPAGAWTDAAASASPAPLPATFDELGHLSALVRYDLALPPMSGPGLLTVEEVRDLAWVSVDGLPVGTLSRTRHDQALRIPAGRTLSILVEEQGRVNYDHRLGEEKGLIGAPMLDGAPLGDWTSTPLDVQAIADEVATRTAPRSGDGPRAWTGDLVLDAPADLFLDTGAWSKGYAFVNGFFLGRYWRNGPQRTLFVPAPATRAGENRVVVLELEELLSPRAEFVRGLCLGDTEE; encoded by the coding sequence GTGACCTCCTTCACCATCGGCGACACCGACTTCCTCCGCGACGGACGGAAGCACCAGGTCATCGCCGGCGCCCTGCACTACTTCCGCATCCACCCGGACCAGTGGCAGGACCGCATCCGCAAGGCGCGCCTGATGGGTCTCAACACGATCGAGACCTACGTCGCCTGGAACGCGCACGAACCTCGGCGCGGCGAGTGGGACGCCACCGGATGGAACGACCTCGGCCGCTTCCTCGACCTCGTGCACGCGGAGGGGATGGACGCGATCGTGCGCCCCGGACCGTACATCTGCGCCGAGTGGCACAACGGCGGCCTGCCGACCTGGCTGACCGCCGGCGAGCGCGCTCTGCGCTCCTCCGATCCGGCGTTCCTCGCCGATATCAGCGCCTACCTGCGCCGCGTGTACGAGATCGTCGCCCCGCGGCAGATCGACCGCGGAGGTCCCGTCGTGCTCGTGCAGATCGAGAACGAGTACGGCGCCTACGGCTCCGACAAGGCCTACCTCGAAGCCCTCGTCGCCCTCACCCGCGAGGCCGGGATCACAGTGCCGCTCACGACCGTCGATCAGCCTACCGATCAGATGCTCGCCGATGGCAGCCTGCCCGAGCTCCACAAGACCGGCTCGTTCGGATCGCGCAGCACCGAGCGTCTCGCGACCCTGCGCGCGCACCAGCCCACCGGGCCCCTCATGTGCTCCGAGTTCTGGGACGGATGGTTCGACTGGTGGGGCGGGGTGCACCACACGACCGACGTGGATGCCGCGGCATCCGATCTCGACGCCCTGCTCGCCGCAGGAGCGTCGGTGAACATCTACATGTTCCACGGCGGCACGAACTTCGGCCTGACGAACGGCGCGAACCACAAGGGCCGCTACCTCCCGATCGTCACGTCGTACGACTACGACGCCCCGCTCGACGAGGCCGGCGATCCGACGGAGAAGTTCTTCGCCTTCCGCGACGTGATCGCGAAGTACGCACCCGTCCCCGACGAGCTGCCCGCGCCCCGGGCATCCGCCCCGGTCGCGAGCGTCGAACTCACGCCCGCCGGCGCATGGACGGATGCCGCGGCATCCGCTTCTCCTGCTCCACTCCCGGCCACCTTCGATGAATTGGGGCACCTCAGCGCCCTCGTGCGCTACGACCTGGCCCTTCCTCCGATGAGCGGCCCCGGGCTGCTCACGGTCGAGGAGGTGCGCGACCTCGCCTGGGTGAGCGTCGACGGCCTGCCCGTCGGCACCCTGTCGCGCACGCGGCACGACCAGGCGCTGCGGATCCCCGCCGGTCGCACCCTCAGCATCCTCGTCGAGGAGCAGGGTCGCGTGAACTACGACCATCGTCTCGGCGAGGAGAAGGGCCTGATCGGCGCTCCGATGCTCGATGGTGCGCCCCTCGGCGACTGGACCTCGACTCCGCTCGACGTGCAGGCCATCGCCGACGAGGTCGCGACCCGCACCGCCCCCCGATCGGGCGACGGCCCGCGCGCCTGGACGGGTGACCTCGTGCTGGATGCTCCGGCCGACCTCTTCCTCGACACCGGCGCGTGGAGCAAGGGATACGCGTTCGTGAACGGGTTCTTCCTCGGCCGCTACTGGCGCAACGGTCCGCAGCGCACGCTGTTCGTTCCCGCGCCGGCGACCCGCGCCGGGGAGAACCGCGTCGTCGTCCTCGAGCTCGAGGAACTGCTCTCGCCGCGTGCGGAGTTCGTGCGCGGACTGTGCCTGGGCGACACCGAGGAGTGA
- a CDS encoding GAF domain-containing protein, with translation MATEMPVYRAPMRSRDDAVPRGVGAERALALGICGIGGRVSPSPTTLESALARADEQSGIRLAWRIERFAKAPIGAYVWTRDIDGLSYLGRLTGPWTYDAMAEALAADLVHVRRCDWILEPIEESVVPGAVQAAFGRGGRNWQRIRAEGVTPPTAAIWQQHRGDV, from the coding sequence ATGGCGACCGAAATGCCCGTCTACCGGGCCCCGATGCGTTCACGCGATGACGCCGTGCCGCGGGGTGTCGGCGCCGAGCGGGCGCTCGCGCTCGGGATCTGCGGCATCGGCGGCCGGGTGTCGCCGTCGCCGACGACTCTGGAGTCCGCGCTCGCCCGCGCCGACGAGCAGAGCGGCATCCGTTTGGCGTGGAGGATCGAGCGCTTCGCCAAGGCGCCGATCGGGGCCTACGTCTGGACGCGCGACATCGACGGCCTGAGCTACCTCGGGCGGCTCACCGGCCCGTGGACCTACGACGCCATGGCGGAGGCGCTCGCCGCGGACCTCGTGCACGTGCGCCGCTGCGACTGGATCCTCGAGCCGATCGAGGAGAGCGTCGTCCCCGGTGCCGTGCAGGCCGCCTTCGGTCGTGGCGGACGCAACTGGCAGCGCATCCGTGCCGAGGGCGTCACGCCGCCCACGGCAGCGATCTGGCAGCAGCACCGCGGCGACGTCTGA
- a CDS encoding MFS transporter, translating to MSTTTAPANPRSRVITASLVGTTIEFYDFYAYATAAVLVFPVLFFPTGNDTTSLLASFGVFGAAMVARPIGAVVFGHFGDKYGRKATLVASLLTMGIATFLIGLLPTFQQIGWVAALLLLIMRLAQGFALGGEWSGAALVATENAPKGKRAWYGTFPQLGAPLGFIIANLLFLSINWLLPHAENPALKSEAFLSWGWRIPFLFSAVMVIIGLWVRLRLVESDTFKKAETKGTIRKLPLATVFRHHWKQLILGTFFMLATYVLFYLMTNFTLSYGTKAASLETASAAAQAAAEAAGNDFDASAFAAQFYPGLGFGYTDFVLMQIIGVVFFGIFTLLSGPIADKIGRRKLLLWVTGLIIIFGLTFNAFLLPAVDPKFTGALAQAFLVFGFMLMGATFGPMGALLPELFPTNVRYSGSAISYNVSSILGAAVAPLIAVWLWQAGGGAPWLVGLYLSSMGVLTFIALVLSKETKDVDYEDDLGVAATPQP from the coding sequence ATGAGTACGACCACAGCGCCGGCGAATCCCCGCTCGCGTGTCATCACCGCGAGCCTGGTCGGCACGACCATCGAGTTCTACGACTTCTACGCTTACGCCACGGCGGCCGTGCTCGTGTTCCCGGTCCTCTTCTTCCCGACCGGCAACGACACCACCTCCCTCCTCGCCTCGTTCGGTGTCTTCGGCGCGGCGATGGTCGCCCGCCCCATCGGCGCGGTGGTCTTCGGACACTTCGGCGACAAGTACGGCCGCAAGGCGACGCTCGTCGCCTCGCTGCTCACGATGGGTATCGCGACGTTCCTCATCGGGCTCCTGCCCACCTTCCAGCAGATCGGCTGGGTGGCCGCCCTCCTGCTGCTGATCATGCGTCTCGCGCAGGGCTTCGCGCTCGGCGGCGAGTGGTCGGGTGCGGCCCTGGTCGCCACCGAGAACGCCCCGAAGGGCAAGCGCGCCTGGTACGGCACCTTCCCGCAGCTCGGCGCCCCGCTCGGGTTCATCATCGCGAACCTGCTGTTCCTCAGCATCAACTGGCTGCTCCCCCACGCCGAGAACCCGGCGCTGAAGTCCGAGGCGTTCCTCTCGTGGGGCTGGCGCATCCCGTTCCTGTTCTCCGCCGTGATGGTCATCATCGGCCTCTGGGTGCGTCTGCGCCTCGTCGAGTCCGACACCTTCAAGAAGGCCGAGACCAAGGGCACGATCCGCAAGCTCCCGCTCGCGACCGTCTTCCGCCACCACTGGAAGCAGCTCATCCTCGGCACGTTCTTCATGCTGGCCACGTACGTGCTGTTCTACCTGATGACGAACTTCACGCTGTCGTACGGCACGAAGGCGGCCTCGCTCGAGACGGCATCCGCCGCCGCGCAGGCCGCCGCGGAGGCCGCCGGCAACGACTTCGACGCGTCGGCGTTCGCCGCCCAGTTCTACCCCGGTCTCGGCTTCGGCTACACGGACTTCGTGCTCATGCAGATCATCGGTGTCGTGTTCTTCGGAATCTTCACCCTGCTGTCGGGTCCGATCGCCGACAAGATCGGCCGCCGCAAGCTGCTGCTCTGGGTCACGGGCCTCATCATCATCTTCGGTCTGACGTTCAACGCATTCCTGCTGCCTGCCGTCGACCCGAAGTTCACCGGTGCTCTCGCCCAGGCGTTCCTCGTGTTCGGCTTCATGCTCATGGGCGCCACTTTCGGCCCGATGGGCGCCCTGCTGCCCGAGCTCTTCCCGACGAACGTGCGCTACTCGGGCTCGGCGATCTCGTACAACGTCTCGTCGATCCTCGGCGCGGCCGTCGCACCCCTCATCGCGGTGTGGCTGTGGCAGGCGGGCGGCGGCGCCCCGTGGCTCGTGGGTCTGTACCTCTCGTCGATGGGTGTTCTCACGTTCATCGCCCTGGTGCTCTCGAAGGAGACGAAGGACGTCGACTACGAGGACGACCTCGGCGTGGCGGCGACGCCGCAGCCGTAA
- a CDS encoding S66 family peptidase, whose product MLDTPALRPGDHIAVLSPAFAAPATAPEIHEQAMRRLAELTGLVPVEYPTTRLLGASPEARAADVNAAFADPSIRAILATIGGDDQILVVPHLDPALALADPKPFLGYSDNTNILNWLWELGIRGYYGGSTAVHLGPGAAVDDVHLLSLRAALLDRGTVEITEPGESEDIGRRWTDPRALTEFGDRTPTEAWTWAGPARTVSGRTWGGCLEVIDSLALADRLPVIDDLAGSILLLETSEERPPASWVHRWLRGLGERGILSAVAGVVVARPPVSDFDFSPSAEEARALRAVQRDVVIDVVTRYNPEAVVCVGPPFGHTRPQWIVPYGGTMTLDGVAHRIFADY is encoded by the coding sequence ATGCTCGACACTCCCGCACTCCGACCCGGCGACCACATCGCCGTGCTGTCTCCCGCCTTCGCCGCTCCGGCCACCGCACCCGAGATCCACGAGCAGGCGATGAGACGGCTCGCCGAGCTCACCGGACTCGTCCCCGTCGAGTACCCGACGACGCGCCTCCTCGGCGCGAGTCCGGAAGCACGGGCCGCCGACGTCAATGCGGCGTTCGCCGATCCGAGCATCCGAGCGATCCTGGCGACCATCGGCGGCGACGATCAGATCCTCGTCGTGCCGCACCTCGATCCCGCGCTGGCGCTCGCCGATCCCAAGCCGTTCCTCGGGTACAGCGACAACACGAACATCCTCAACTGGCTCTGGGAGCTCGGCATCCGCGGGTACTACGGCGGCTCGACCGCTGTTCACCTGGGGCCGGGCGCCGCCGTCGACGACGTGCACCTGCTGTCGCTGCGTGCGGCGCTCCTCGACCGCGGCACGGTCGAGATCACCGAACCGGGGGAGTCCGAGGACATCGGTCGCCGCTGGACCGATCCGCGTGCGTTGACCGAGTTCGGCGATCGGACCCCGACGGAAGCGTGGACGTGGGCGGGGCCTGCGCGCACGGTCTCGGGGCGGACCTGGGGCGGATGCCTCGAGGTCATCGACAGCCTCGCCCTCGCCGACCGCCTGCCGGTGATCGATGATCTCGCCGGGTCGATCCTGTTGCTGGAGACGAGTGAGGAGCGTCCGCCGGCGAGTTGGGTGCACCGATGGCTGCGCGGGCTGGGGGAGCGCGGCATCCTCTCGGCTGTCGCAGGGGTGGTGGTCGCGCGACCGCCGGTGAGCGACTTCGACTTCTCGCCGTCCGCCGAGGAGGCGCGCGCCCTGCGCGCGGTCCAGCGCGACGTCGTGATCGACGTCGTCACGCGCTACAACCCGGAGGCGGTGGTGTGCGTCGGCCCGCCCTTCGGACACACCCGCCCGCAGTGGATCGTGCCCTACGGCGGCACGATGACCCTCGACGGCGTCGCCCACCGGATCTTCGCCGACTACTGA
- a CDS encoding AsnC family protein, which produces MSIRTAIATDPEGEPLAELNRLTALRREISRAEEAQVRRARNGGYSWQAIASALGVSKQAAHRRFGRS; this is translated from the coding sequence ATGAGCATCCGCACTGCGATCGCGACCGACCCCGAGGGCGAGCCCCTCGCCGAGCTGAACCGGCTCACGGCACTCCGCCGCGAGATCTCGCGCGCCGAGGAGGCCCAGGTGCGCCGGGCGCGCAACGGCGGCTACTCCTGGCAGGCCATCGCCAGCGCCCTCGGCGTATCGAAGCAGGCCGCGCACCGCCGGTTCGGGCGATCCTGA
- a CDS encoding ABC transporter ATP-binding protein has translation MSRTATPRRRGRGAQQDGPRATFRQLLPFLFEHKRTLVVVAVLSVFGAATSLVQPLLVGQVIEAVQSGGTLGILVWLLIGFVIVSSIISGFQHYLLQRTGTAVVLSSRRKLIARILHLPTSEFDARRTGDLVSRVGTDTTLLYAVLTQGLADAVGSAVLFVGALVAMLVIDPILLLLIVLVIGVSVVVVVALSGRIRTASTAQQQKVGELASGVERAVGSIRTIRASGATERETATVSQTADEAYGIGVRIAKISSLVVPVAGIALQLSLIVVLGVGGFRVAAGALSIASLIAFIMFLFLLVMPLATTFGAITSVNQALGALGRIQEVLELPTETQDDERIAADIVRTATAPDAAAIEFRDVHFRYPDNVVAAREAAAKAARTLLEDAHVEKPETTLDTVPAADALDREVLRGVSFAVPRGARVALVGPSGAGKSTILSLVERFYDPTGGSIRVHGHDARTYPRDELRAHFGYVEQDAPTLAGTLADNLRLASPAASDADCERVLRAVNLGDVLERSPLGLAAPVGEDGVMLSGGERQRLAIARALLTDAPILLLDESTSSLDGVNEQRMREAIDAVSNDRTLVVIAHRLSTVVDSDLIVVLQDGAVVGQGTHAELVESTPLYRDLARHQLLA, from the coding sequence ATGTCCCGGACGGCGACACCGCGCCGACGCGGACGCGGCGCGCAGCAGGATGGTCCGCGCGCCACGTTCCGCCAGCTCCTCCCCTTCCTCTTCGAGCACAAGCGCACGCTCGTCGTCGTGGCCGTGCTCAGCGTCTTCGGCGCCGCGACCTCGCTGGTGCAACCGCTGCTCGTCGGGCAGGTCATCGAAGCCGTGCAGTCCGGCGGCACGCTCGGGATCCTGGTGTGGTTGCTGATCGGGTTCGTGATCGTGTCGTCGATCATCTCCGGCTTCCAGCACTACCTGCTGCAGCGCACCGGCACCGCGGTCGTGCTCTCCAGCCGCCGCAAGCTCATCGCCCGCATCCTGCACCTGCCGACCTCGGAGTTCGACGCGCGCCGCACCGGCGACCTCGTCTCGCGCGTCGGCACCGACACGACCCTGCTCTACGCCGTGCTCACGCAGGGACTGGCGGATGCCGTCGGCAGCGCCGTGCTCTTCGTGGGAGCCCTCGTGGCGATGCTCGTGATCGACCCGATCCTCCTGCTACTGATCGTGCTGGTGATCGGCGTCTCCGTCGTCGTCGTGGTGGCGCTCAGCGGCCGCATCCGCACGGCCTCGACCGCGCAGCAGCAGAAGGTCGGCGAGCTGGCCTCCGGGGTGGAGCGCGCGGTGGGGTCCATCCGCACGATCCGCGCTTCCGGCGCGACCGAGCGCGAGACCGCGACCGTGTCGCAGACGGCCGACGAGGCCTACGGCATCGGCGTGCGGATCGCGAAGATCTCCTCGCTCGTGGTTCCGGTCGCGGGCATCGCCCTCCAGCTCTCGTTGATCGTGGTGCTCGGCGTCGGCGGGTTCCGGGTCGCCGCCGGTGCACTCTCGATCGCCTCGCTGATCGCGTTCATCATGTTCCTGTTCCTGCTGGTCATGCCGCTCGCGACGACGTTCGGGGCGATCACCTCGGTCAACCAGGCGCTCGGCGCGCTCGGCCGCATCCAGGAGGTGCTCGAGCTGCCGACCGAGACGCAGGACGACGAACGGATCGCCGCCGACATCGTGCGCACCGCGACGGCACCGGATGCTGCCGCGATCGAGTTCCGCGACGTGCACTTCCGCTACCCCGACAACGTGGTCGCTGCGCGCGAGGCGGCGGCGAAGGCCGCCCGGACGCTGCTCGAAGACGCCCACGTCGAGAAGCCGGAGACGACCCTCGACACCGTTCCCGCAGCCGACGCCCTCGACCGCGAGGTGCTGCGCGGCGTCTCGTTCGCCGTTCCCCGCGGCGCCCGCGTCGCTCTCGTCGGGCCCAGCGGCGCCGGCAAGAGCACGATCCTCTCGCTCGTCGAGCGCTTCTACGACCCGACGGGCGGATCGATCCGCGTGCACGGGCACGACGCGCGCACCTACCCGCGCGACGAGCTGCGCGCGCACTTCGGCTACGTCGAGCAGGACGCTCCGACCCTCGCCGGCACGCTCGCCGACAACCTGCGGCTCGCCTCGCCCGCGGCGTCCGATGCGGACTGCGAACGGGTGCTGCGCGCGGTCAACCTGGGCGACGTGCTCGAGCGCAGCCCCCTGGGCCTTGCGGCACCGGTCGGCGAAGACGGCGTGATGCTCTCGGGCGGCGAGCGCCAGCGACTCGCGATCGCCCGCGCCCTGCTCACCGACGCTCCGATCCTGCTGCTCGACGAGTCGACCTCCTCGCTCGACGGCGTGAACGAGCAGCGCATGCGCGAGGCGATCGACGCCGTCTCGAACGACCGCACCCTCGTGGTGATCGCGCACCGCCTCTCGACGGTCGTCGACAGCGACCTCATCGTCGTGCTGCAGGACGGCGCGGTGGTCGGTCAGGGCACGCACGCGGAGCTCGTCGAGTCGACGCCGCTGTACCGCGACCTCGCCCGCCACCAGCTGCTCGCCTGA